From Panthera uncia isolate 11264 chromosome D3 unlocalized genomic scaffold, Puncia_PCG_1.0 HiC_scaffold_8, whole genome shotgun sequence:
ctgagatcaagagttggacgtttaactgactgacccacccaggtccccctgtgctgtaccttttatccccatgacttaattCATTCTgcaactggaagcctgtatctcttaGTCCCCTTCACCCATGCTGCCCATCCCCCAtagccccctcccctctgacaaccaccagtttggtCTCTATATTTATGCATCTGTTTCTGcattatttattcctttgttttgtcttttagattccacgtataagtgaaattctatgatatttttctttgtctgacttccttcatttagcataataccatctagatCCATGATGGCTCCTTTTtcatggctaagtaatattccattgtacatgtataccacatcttctttatgcattcatttgatcagtagacacttgggttgtttccatatcttggctattataaattatgctacaataaacatagggatgcaaatatcttcttgaattagtattttcattttctttgggtaaatactcagtagtggaatgactggattgtatggtaatcctagttttaattttttgaagaacttcacactgttttccacaatggcctgccaatttgcattcctaccatgagggttctatttttctctccatattctcaccagcttcttgtcttttttattttagccatttttatagACATAAGGTGATagctccttgtggttttgattttcattttcctgatgattagtgatctggagcatctttttgtgtgtatgttggcCAACtatatgtcttatttggaaaaatgtctactcaggtcctctgcccattttcaattagatcatttgtttttttttgtattgagttgaataaattctttatatattttggattttaaccccttttatcagatataccatttgcaaatatcttctctctttcACTGGGTTGACTTTTTGTTCAGTTGATGGTTTCCTGCACTGtgcaaaaaaaatttatttggggggaggtgtAGTCCCAATaaatttatctttgcttttgtttctctgcctTAGGAAACATAGCTAGGAAATTATTGTCAAAGAACTTACtacctatgttttcctctaggagttttatagttttacgtcccacatttaggactttaatccactttgaatttatttttgtatatggtgtaagaaagtggtccagtttcatttttttttaagtttatttatttattttgagagacagagagcagcacatgcacgagcagggggaggggcagagagagaggagagagagaatcccaagcaggctccgcactgttagcacagagcctgacgcagggcttaatctcaggaaccatgagatcatgacctgagccgaaattaagagtcagaagtttaaccgactgaaccacccaggtgtccttccagtttcattcttttgaatgtagctGTTCAATTTTCCTAGcatcatttactgaagagactgtctttaccCGATTGTATATTCTTGTCACCTTTTAGgtagattaattggccatgtaAGTGTTGGTCTATTTCTGGCgctctgttctgttcttttgatctgtgtgtctatttttgtgccagtaccatactgttttgattactacagctttgtagcttaccttgaaatctgggattgtgacaactccagctttgttcttctttctgaagactgctttggctattcagggtcttttggggttacatacaaattttagtattattatagttctgtgaaaaatgttattgtcattttaataggGGTGGTACTAAACCTGTAGATTAAAAATTATGTACAACTTTTGCTTCCCCCAGAAATTAACTTACTGCCTACTAtggactggaagccttactgacaaCATGAAGAGTTGCTTAACAcgtattttatgtattatatactgtattcttacaataagcgAGAGAAAAAATGgtatgaagaaaatcataaggaagagaaaacacatttatagtacttttctgtatttatcgaaaaaaatccacatgtaagggGACCCACGCAGTTGAAACCAGTGTTGTTCAGGGGCCGAGCGGTGGAGGAAGTGGAGGACGGGAAGGTGcggagtgggggtgggaagtgGTTCGTTCGGCCAAGGCCCCAATGTCGGGGTGGCCTGTGAGGGCAGCACCTGGGCCAAGAATGCAGACGCACTGAACACGGCTGCCAGCAGCCTGAGACCTCTGTGTCCCCAGTGTCCTGCGAGTCCTCCCAGGCAAAGCCTTCCGGTTGCCCCTGGTCAGCCCAGAAGGATCACAAGATCCAGGATTTGGGTGTGGGGCCGGATGCCTCAGACAGATTTGTTTGCATATACCTTTAattaaagccaaaagaaaaaaagcttttcacGAGAACATTAACACTGATTTTCATTTCACTCTGCGGGCCACAGCAGCTCTGCcgccccccccgcgccccccccctcccccacccccttccctcccccccccgtGCCTCTGTGGCACACTTTACAAATGTAGGGATTGCTTGCTTATGCTGGGTGGTTGTATTTTTCCCACCAGCCACCCATGGGACACCGTCATCAAAGCTGCCATGAGGAAGTACCCGAATCCGATGAACCCCTGTGTCGTGGGAGTTGACGTGCTGGAGCGCAGTGTGGATGGCCGGGGCCGGCTTCACAGCCACCGGCTCCTCAGCACCGAGTGGGGGCTGCCCGGCTTCGTGAAAGCGGTGAGGCTGCGACTGCGTACCCCGCCGCGCCCGTACCGCCCCGCCACACCAACCCACACATGCCGGCCACACCGGCATCGCCCGGCTGCGCCCACGTTGGCCCGCTCACCCGCATGCCCAGGCTACCCCCAGGCTATACCTGCGTCCTCTCCACCGCACCCGCATCGCCCCTGCTGCGCCCACAGCCCTGCTCGGGCTTCACCCCCGTCGGCTCCCTGTGCTCGCATCGCCCTGCCCGGGCCATACCCACAATCACCCAAGTTGCACCCTCGTTGTTTCTGCTGCATCTGCACGTGCCCGGCTGGTACCCATCTGCAGAAGGTGACAGCCTTCCCTGAGAACACCCGCTCAGGACTTCAGAGAAACCCGAGAGGTGGTTTGTTTCTCTGtaaacttcatttaattttctatctCTGTGGGTCCTGAGGTCTCCTGACGTGTGGCGTGgctcccccaccctcagccctggCCCTACCCCCATAGACTCCTGCGTCACTCCACGGTCCTGTGTCCTAACTGGATACGCAGACTGGGGGCTCCGACAGACGGTTGTTTCCTCACAGCTCTGGAAGCTGGAGGTCCGAGATCAAGGCAGAGGCAGGCTTGGTTCCCCTGAGGACCGTGAGGGAAGGGTCTGTCCCAGCCTCTGTCCTTGGCTGGCAGACAGCTGCCCTGCTTCCTCTGCAGGTGGTGGTCCCTTGCCCTCACGCAGCTCTGGCGTCTCCCTCTGTGTGTTCTTATCTCTCCTTATAAGGATACTGCTCAGGCTGGGTTAGGGCCCACCCTGATGACCCCCTTTTAAACTTAATTAATTACCTTTcaaaagaccctgtttccaaatacagtcacattctgaggtgttGGGGGTCAGGGCGTCAACATAGGAACTTTGGGGACACATTCGGTCCTGACAGGTCTCTTCCACAGAGCCATCAGGGAGGTCATGGACAATGTAAATCTGAGCATGGCTTTCTCCTGCCCATATGGACCCCCGTCctcctctcagcacagagtctaagcCCTGCCGTGGACCCAGCACGCCAGTGGGCCcacattctccctctcctgccaTGTTGGCCTGTCACTGTGCCAGGAGCTCAGCGCACAGGTCTGGCCCTGGGAGGTGACTGCAGCTGACCTGCTAAACCCAGAACTCTGCGTGGTGCCCTCCTTCCCTGGCTTTGCCACCTGGCAGAGGGGCCTTCCCCATGCTCCCCGCCTCTCACTGTTCTTTTCTTCGTCAGGGCATTTATTACTGTCATACGCTCAACTCTATCTgaatccattcatttgttcaatgtCTGCCTCCACTGCTGGTACAGAGACCCACCGAAGGAGCTGGGCAGGGCCGTCCGTGGCTGCGTACCCCCTTGGGTCGTTTGTTGAATAAAGGAATTAATTAGTAAATGAGATGGCATTTTGTGGTTGATGctacaaaatgaaatttttgacACATTACTATgctagttttgctttgttttttagattttggGAACCAGTAGGACTTTGACATACATCAAAGAACATTCCGTTGTGGATccagtagaaaagaaaatggaactttGTTCCACCAATGTAAGCAATGGCCTAAGATGAGAAAGGTGCTTGGTATTTCCTGGTGATGGTGGGTAatatcttcatttaattttatttccagccCACCTTTGGTCTaagtgatcttttatttttaatagaaaggcTAATTTTATTTagcagtattttatttatctttttatttcggTATAATAAGCGCATAGAAAAATGTCTGTAATGAATTgtcacaaagtgaacacacctTTGTAACCAGGCAGATCAGGAACAGAATGTGACCAGACCCCAGGATCCCCCTTTATGCTTCTTTCTGGggggcacccccaccccacccccaagataACCACTATCCTGACTTCCAACAGCACACATGATTTTTAGCactaagttttttatttcttttttgttttgtttatttctttttgagagagagatagagcatgagtgggggaggggcagagagaggggaaggcacagaatccaaagcaggctccaggctctgagctatcagcacagagcctgatacagggcttgaacccacagactacgagatcatgacctgacccaaagttggatgcttaactgactgagccatccaggcaccccttcagcaCTAATTTTACAAGCACCTTTTTCCCTTCACTCCTCTCAGAAAAATTTATATTGGCCTACTGCACATTcaaaaaatttggggaaaatgcaGAAGCTAGAAACAcggtttattttataaaatcgTATTCTGTACAAAAGCTTATCAGCAACTTTGTGCTCATTTACCTGGATGGTAACCCTGAATGCTTTTGTAGGACTGTTGATGGGTTGGCAGTTTGAAAGTGCCTTGAGGCCAGGCCAGACTTAGGTTTGGGTGTGGAGGACATGCAAAGGCTGCCAGAAGGAGCGGCCAGGGCTGGGTTTCCCTGGgactttgtgtttcttctgttCTGGCTTCAGTAAGTGATGATTTGAGGATGGAAGAGTATGAGCAGATGGTTTGGGAAGAaatgcaagagaaataaaacctaaaaccattttttgtttgcttcaagATCACACTCACAAACTTGGTGTCAGTGAACGAGAGGCTGGTATACACACCCCATCCAGAGGACCCTGAAATGTAAGCCATCTTGTCCTGGGATTGACACGTTGAATTCCAAGGTCAGGGTGGGCTGGAGCCTCCCCTTCCTCAGGCTGCCCAGCCCCTTTACTTCCTGCTTTTCTGTAGGACTGTGCTCACACAAGAAGCCATCATCACCGTGAAGGGGATCAGCCTCGGCAGCTACCTGGAAAGTCTGATGGCCAACACAATATCATCCAATGCAAAGAAGGTATGGATCTCAGTCCCGGGCCCTGTGTGCACCCCAGGTGTTAAGTGCCAGGTTTAGGGGGTGAAAGATATAGGTCCGGAAATCCTACTGAGTGCTGCGGCCCTCCATTACTAGCTGAGCTCATGATGGATGTCACAGCATTTTCCACTGTGACATTCAAACCTGGCCGCAGGGAGGGCTGGCCCAGGCCTGAGGGGAAGTGCCCGGTGAATCTGGAACGTAAACTCAGCGGAAGCAACCACCGCTTCCAAGAGCCAAAATAGCACAGGCTCAGTGAACAGAACAAACCCCACACATTAACATCTTCAGGCAGGTTATTCGGGAATTGTCGTAGTACAGCCTACTGAATAGGCACCTAGCGGCTTTGGCTGAACCTCTCCTCTGCGAAGTTCCCTGGAGTCAGCTGCCGTCTTTGCGCCTCCCCCCTGGCAGGATTTGGGAATAAGCTTTGTGGAGGTGGCAGGAGAAAGGTTGGATCGCAGGAGGCCGTCCTCCCCAGGTCCCTAGCTGGAGGGCTGCCTTAGTGAGGCGGACACTGCTCACGGAGTCCAGGTTGCCCCTCCTCTCCAGCACAGCTGATGGAAAGAGCTTGGATGTGTGGAAGCCATTATACGAGTTCAAGGTAATGTCACTCGAATTCAAGGTAATGTCACTCGCCAGAGCAGGGCCTTTGCTATTTAGCTTACCTCACTGGCTGACGTCTTCCTGGctgtcctcccttcccctgctctctcctggTTTGTTTTGGTCAGAAGCAATTCTTCATTTTGGGGATCTGTGGGATGCCTACCGTGCTTGGCATAATTTAACTGGAAAGCCACTCACTTCTGGCTCGCATTTAGCCTAGGCACTGATAGAAGAGCAAGTCTTccctgtttttaagaaaaatcccGATTTGAGAAATGTTGGCATTAGCTCAGCTCAGttcaggggagggcagggaagggggtatGCAGTGCCCAGAGCTGCATGCCTCGTGTCCTCACTGCAAGCCCTCTTGGGAGGAGACAGAACCTTACTTACCTTTGTGTGGCCAGTGTCTGGCCTAGGGCAGGCTCCCTAAATGTttgctgaagaaaataaattataggagGAAGGGACTACTTGGTGAGTCCAAAGCCACCTGAGACCTCTTATGAGAAAAGTCAGGGGAAACTCAGTGAGGCCAAATGATTTTATGTCACTTTACGTTAGGGACTGCTGTGTTGAATCACTCCCCCCCTACCCCCGCTCCAGCTGTGTTACCACTTCAGCGCATCCCAGCAGCTAGGAAGATGCCGGGACAGGAGACAGGAGAAGGGGAGCAGGTCGTCCTGGGATTTGGGTGGGATGAGTCATTGAGAAGGCGGTGAGGCTGCCCCCTCGTCCTGCACTCAGGAGGTGATAGCGTAGATGGTAGGTGCCCCTGTTGGTGCAGCCTGAGCCTGTGCGAGAATTTCAGGCAGAACACCTACCACCTTATTTCTGAGCTTGAAAAACTGTCTGCTTACGGTGAAAGGTTATTCACAAATGGTTACTGTGTCTCCTTTAAAGCCGCAGCACTTTCCTTGTGCCATTTAAAATCCAGGTTGTGGCTGGCCGTCTGCAGTTCGAGAAGCAGGATTTCTTACACCGTGTTGAACTCTTTCTTTGTTGCTCCAGGGGTGGGCTGCTATTGAGTGGATAATTGAAAATTCTGAGCACGCTGTGAGCTAACGGGGTCTGCACCTGCACCTTGTGATGAACAGTGGTAACTATGGTATTCTTTAACCCGGTAGAGAACCTAGCATCTTGCTAACCGTGTGCATGGTGTGCAGTGGGGGGTGTTTACAGGTGCAGCTGCATGTGTCTCCAGCCCGGCGCTCCTTAGTGTCTTCTGTAACGGAAGCAGTCATTAGTTCATCCTCTTCCTAAATTATCTTGTTTCATGGCAGGATTTATTTCCCAGGAAGACTTGATCATTTGTTATCTGGTCTCAGATAGAGGCTGTTCAGATTTTCCCAAGCCATTCTCAGGACCTGCTTGCCTAAACATTTCCTGTCATTAGCGCATTATCAGAAGGAGGCTTTCACTAGTAGTTCCAGACGGTGTCAAAGGCCGATCAAATGggagaattttttcattttgggcAGGGTCTGAATATTTGTACATGTTCTTATAAAGAATGCTGTGTGCCTTTGTGTCAGCGCTGCGGGCTCAGGGGGGAATCCTGCTCCTCGCCTGCTGCCAGCCAGCACCCAGCCACGTGACTGCCGctggcttttttcttttagtggcAGAAGCCATTTCTAGCATCTTCTTGAGCTTCACAAACATTCCTTGATTTCCTAGGCCACCAGTGACTGGACCATCAGGAAGGGATTTGACACTTAATTGGTCGGCAGTCATCTTCATACTTCGTAGGAAAGTCAGGGTTTCCTGCTTCCCTCTGTTTAGGGAATCCTTATACTCCTGCCTTGAAACCCCTCACCCTATTGACTTTCCATACTGTGCTGCTCTGGGCCCCGCTTCCCACGGTtggtctgtctgtgtgtctgcagCATGTGTGTGTCAGCAAAAGGGGATTGTGTGGTTCAGCCTCCTTTAAAAGCTTCCTACTGGAGCCTAAGTTTGCCAGAGCCCTTCACCTTGAACCCAAGGTTGTGATCTGCTGCTGGGTCTCTCTTCTTCCATGGACACACCACTAAGGTGGCCACGCATAGAGAGCCTGCCCGCCTG
This genomic window contains:
- the PRELID3A gene encoding PRELI domain containing protein 3A isoform X3 codes for the protein MKIWSSEHVFGHPWDTVIKAAMRKYPNPMNPCVVGVDVLERSVDGRGRLHSHRLLSTEWGLPGFVKAILGTSRTLTYIKEHSVVDPVEKKMELCSTNITLTNLVSVNERLVYTPHPEDPEMTVLTQEAIITVKGISLGSYLESLMANTISSNAKKGWAAIEWIIENSEHAVS
- the PRELID3A gene encoding PRELI domain containing protein 3A isoform X2; this encodes MKIWSSEHVFGHPWDTVIKAAMRKYPNPMNPCVVGVDVLERSVDGRGRLHSHRLLSTEWGLPGFVKAILGTSRTLTYIKEHSVVDPVEKKMELCSTNITLTNLVSVNERLVYTPHPEDPEMTVLTQEAIITVKGISLGSYLESLMANTISSNAKKDLGISFVEVAGERLDRRRPSSPGP
- the PRELID3A gene encoding PRELI domain containing protein 3A isoform X1, coding for MKIWSSEHVFGHPWDTVIKAAMRKYPNPMNPCVVGVDVLERSVDGRGRLHSHRLLSTEWGLPGFVKAILGTSRTLTYIKEHSVVDPVEKKMELCSTNITLTNLVSVNERLVYTPHPEDPEMTVLTQEAIITVKGISLGSYLESLMANTISSNAKKGREALEWVIGRLNTELEGLAAPACARA